Proteins encoded in a region of the Oscarella lobularis chromosome 17, ooOscLobu1.1, whole genome shotgun sequence genome:
- the LOC136197245 gene encoding vacuolar protein sorting-associated protein 28 homolog codes for MFRQLPVPQAQREAPPRPELQEEVKLYKNSREREKYDNMADVFALVQTIQCLEKAYIKDAVPAKEYTAHCLKLLEQYSTRPLLS; via the exons ATGTTTCGTCAACTTCCCGTTCCCCAGGCTCAACGTGAAG CCCCTCCGAGGCCAGAACTTCAAGAA GAAGTGAAACTATATAAGAACTCCagggaaagagaaaa GTACGATAACATGGCGGACGTCTTCGCTTTGGTGCAGACAATCCAATGTTTGGAAAAGGCCTACATCAAAGACGCAGTCCCAGCTAAAGA GTACACCGCCCACTGCCTCAAACTCCTCGAGCAATACAGTACAAG GCCGCTTTTAAGTTAA
- the LOC136197240 gene encoding Bardet-Biedl syndrome 5 protein homolog isoform X2, which translates to MATDSSLPEPLWEDRDVRFDISLQQMKMRPGEILVDRLDSVEDTKGNNGDRGKVLITNLRIIWYSQAVRRVNLSIGFNCVVSISPRTTTSKLRGITESTCVLTKSNNTRFEFIFTNLVT; encoded by the exons ATGGCAACAGATTCGTCGCTGCCCGAGCCTCTATGGGAAGATCGCGATGTCCGCTTTGACATCAGCCTCCA ACAAATGAAGATGCGCCCGGGAGAA ATCCTAGTCGATCGCCTCGACTCGGTAGAGGACACAAAGGGAAACAACGGCGATAGAG GAAAAGTCCTCATAACGAATTTGCGCATCATCTGGTACTCGCAAGCGGTACGACGCGTCAATCTCT CGATAGGATTCAACTGCGTTGTGAGCATTTCGCCCAGAACGACTACATCC AAACTTCGCGGGATAACCGAGTCGACGTGCGTTCTGACGAAAAGCAATAACACGCGTTTCGAATTCATTTTCACGAATCTG GTGACCTGA
- the LOC136197240 gene encoding microfibril-associated glycoprotein 4-like isoform X1, whose protein sequence is MPENILSSSQVWIRQERNAGKHLEQFTKFSSFEPRKMTTVFATVSCLPLGIIALLCCQILAAESSPLSLKPSTRSRSPRDTGQLHSSTQSDASCCSTLQSVINGQSNKLPLNCYDARQMGQKVSGIYKIDPHDGEGPFRVYCDMTTDGGGWTVFQRRQDGSEDFFLKWNEYKNGFGDLMGEFWLGLDKIHRLTAHQTLRVDLADFDGAKRFAQYQDFTVGNEKSKYVMNIGKYLGNAGDSLTATHSGQKFSTSDNDNDEHDINCAVANTGAWWYKGCHSANLNGQYLKGVITTFNGVSWTAWRGVKYSLKFSEMKIRPNA, encoded by the exons ATGCCGGAAAACATCTTGAGCAGTTCACAAGTATGGATTCGTCAGGAGAGAAATGCCGGAAAACATCTTGAGCAGTTCACAA AGTTCAGTTCTTTCGAGCCGAGGAAGATGACCACAGTGTTTGCGACAGTGTCATGCTTGCCACTTGGCATTATTGCCTTACTTTGCTGCCAAATTCTTGCTGCAGAGTCCTCGCCCCTGAGCCTAAAACCGTCGACGCGGTCGCGCTCACCCCGAGATACCGGACAGCTTCATAGTAGTACCCAGTCAGACGCAAGTTGTTGCAGCACCCTTCAAAGTGTTATAAACGGGCAGAGCAACAAACTGCCTTTGAATTGCTACGACGCTCGTCAGATGGGTCAAAAAGTGAGTGGAATCTATAAAATCGATCCGCACGATGGAGAGGGACCCTTTCGCGTCTACTGCGACATGACAACCGACGGGGGTGGTTGGACCGTTTTTCAGAGACGGCAGGACGGCTCggaggatttttttctcaagtGGAACGAGTACAAGAATGGTTTCGGGGATCTTATGGGTGAATTTTGGCTCGGCCTTGATAAAATCCATCGTTTGACTGCTCACCAGACGCTGAGGGTCGATCTGGCCGATTTTGACGGTGCAAAGCGGTTTGCCCAATACCAAGATTTTACTGTGGGAAACGAGAAGTCTAAGTACGTCATGAATATCGGAAAGTATTTGGGAAATGCTGGAGATTCGTTGACTGCTACTCACAGCGGGCAGAAGTTCAGCACGAGTGATAATGACAACGATGAACACGATATTAATTGCGCTGTTGCAAATACAGGAGCTTGGTGGTATAAAGGCTGCCACTCTGCGAACCTGAATGGCCAGTATTTGAAGGGGGTTATAACCACATTTAATGGAGTTAGTTGGACTGCTTGGAGAGGAGTCAAGTACTCACTCAAATTCTCAGAAATGAAAATCAGGCCAAACGCTTAG
- the LOC136197239 gene encoding Bardet-Biedl syndrome 5 protein homolog: MRIRDPFLLAMATDSSLPEPLWEDRDVRFDISLQQMKMRPGEILVDRLDSVEDTKGNNGDRGKVLITNLRIIWYSQAVPRVNLSIGFNCVVSISPRTTTSKLRGITESTCVLTKSNNTRFEFIFTNLVTGSPRLFSSLKTVYKAYESSKMYRELKLRGALIHNKQLRLLPKEQIYSKIDGVWNLSSDQGNLGTFFITNVRLVWHANMNESFNVSIPYLQMKYVKIRDSKFGLALVVESSQQSGGYVLGFRIDPAEKLKAALKEIQTLHKVFSACPIFGVEVEQDEEPQPVDDVTIEPVQDDVEVVNEQLPNDAFAAYFADGIKKEDREPVFSPELGLAIEQPPDGFTLANLWEVC, from the exons ATGCGTATACGGGATCCATTTCTTCTAGCCATGGCAACAGATTCGTCGCTGCCCGAGCCTCTATGGGAAGATCGCGATGTCCGCTTTGACATCAGCCTCCA ACAAATGAAGATGCGCCCGGGAGAA ATCCTAGTCGATCGCCTCGACTCGGTAGAGGACACAAAGGGAAACAACGGCGATAGAG GAAAAGTCCTCATAACGAATTTGCGCATCATCTGGTACTCGCAAGCGGTACCACGCGTCAATCTCT CGATAGGATTCAACTGCGTTGTGAGCATTTCGCCCAGAACGACTACATCC AAACTTCGCGGGATAACCGAGTCGACGTGCGTTCTGACGAAAAGCAATAACACGCGTTTCGAATTCATTTTCACGAATCTG GTGACCGGATCTCCGAGACTGTTCTCGTCACTCAAAACAGTCTATAA AGCATATGAATCATCTAAGATGTACAGAGAGCTCAAGCTTAGGGGAGCTCTTATACATAACAAACAGTTGCGTTTATTGCCCAAAGAACAAATCTATTCTAAA ATTGATGGTGTTTGGAATCTTTCCAGTGATCAG GGTAATCTTGGGACGTTTTTTATCACTAATGTCAGGCTGGTGTGGCATGCGAATATGAATGAGAGCTTCAACGTTAGCATACCATATTTACAAATG AAATACGTTAAAATTCGAGATTCTAAATTCGGTTTGGCTTTGGTAGTTGAAAGTTCTCAACAG AGTGGTGGATATGTACTCGGCTTTCGTATCGATCCGGCAGAAAAACTCAAAGCGGCACTAAAAGAGATACAAACCCTTCACAAA GTGTTCAGTGCGTGTCCCATATTTGGCGTCGAAGTAGAGCAAGACGAGGAA CCTCAACCTGTCGATGACGTAACTATCGAACCTGtgcaagacgacgttgaagtTGTGAACGAGCAGCTGCCAAATGATGCCTTTGCA GCTTATTTTGCAGACGGAATTaag AAAGAGGACAGAGAGCCCGTGTTTTCTCCAGAACTTGGACTTGCTATTGAACAGCCTCCAGATGGCTTCACCCTCGCTAATTTGTGGGAAGTATGCTAG